The Clostridium botulinum BKT015925 genome includes the window ATATCCAATTTATCTTTTAACACGTCACAAAATTCAAGTACCTTTTCTCCTTGTTCTCCTATTGTTCCATTCATATTTTTAGGAAGTCCAGAAATTATAAGTTCTATTTTATACTCATGACATATTTTCCCTACTTCTTCTATATCTTTTTCTAGTTCTTTTCTATGAATTGTTGTAATTCCTTGTGCTGTAAACCCTAGTGGATCACTAACTGCTACTCCGATTGTCTTATTTCCAATGTCCAAACCCAATATTCTCATAAAGTTTCTCCTCAACTTATTATCCGTAATTTTAAAATAAAAATGCCCACATGGGGGCATCTTTATTTAATTGATAAGTAGGCTTTTAAAACCTCTTCGAGAATTTCGTCTCTTTCTAATTTTCTAATTAATGCTCTTGCTCCATTATAATTTGTTATATAAGTAGGATCACCAGAGATTAAATAACCAACTAGCTGATTAATAGGATTATATCCTTTTTCTTTTAATGAATCATTGACTTGTGTCAAAATATTTCTTGTTAAATCATCTTTGTTTTTTTGGATATCAAATTCCATTGTATTCTCATTAATGCTCATACCTGCCTCACCCCTTTTTAAAGACATGCAGAACTACCTGTTATCTTATTTAAATTTATTATAAACTAATTTTAAAGAAAAGTATACTATTTTACTAAATTTTCCATAATATTTTCAACTGCATTCATAGCATCTTTTAATTTTTCTGGAAGTCTTCCACCTGCTTGAGCCATGTCCGGTCTTCCACCGCCTCCACCGCCGGCAATTTTAGCTATTTCTCTAACTATTGTTCCACAGTGAACGCCTTTTGAAACTACATCTTTACTAGCCATAGCTATAAATTGTACTTTTCCTTCTACTTCACTTCCAAGTACAACCACACCACTACCTAGTTTATTCTTTATTTTATCTCCTAAATTTCTAAGAGCTTCTCCATCAACATCTTTAAGATCAGCAACAGCAAGCTTTATGCCCTTTATTTCTTTTATATTATTTAATATTTCATCTTCTGAACCACTTGCAAGCTTTGATTTAAGCGCTGCTATTTCTTTTTCTTTTTCTTTTAATTCTAAGTTTTGTTGATTTAATCTATTTACTATATCTTTTTCTGAACATTTTAGCATCTCAGCAACTTCTCTTAATAAATTAGATTTATCTTTCATGAATTCTAATGCTTTAGTACCTGTAACTGCCTCAATTCTTCTAATACCAGCAGCTATACCACTTTCTGACACTATTTTAAATAGTCCTATTTTACCTATATTAGAAATATGAGTTCCTCCACAAAGTTCTACACTAAAATTCCCCATTTTAACGACTCTTACTTTGTCACCATATTTTTCATCAAATAACGCCATTGCTCCACTTTGTCTAGCTTCTTCAATAGTCATTTCATTTGTTTCAACTTCATAAACTTTTGAAATAACATCATTAACTAAATCTTCTACTTTAGTTAATTCTTCTTGCGTTACACCTTCAAAATGTGTAAAATCAAATCTTAACTTATCTTCATCAACATAAGAACCTGATTGATGTACATGATCACCTAAAACTTTACGAAGTGCTGCATGAAGTAAATGTGTTGTACTATGATTTTTACTTACATTATCTCTTCTTCTTTTATCTACTTCTAATAACACTTCATTACCTAAATTTATACTTCCTTCTACAACTTCTACAAAGTGAATTATTTTTCCACCTATATTTTTTTTACAGTTTTCAACTTTTGCAACAAATCCATCGGCAGAAATAGTACCCTTATCTCCTATTTGTCCTCCCATTTCAGCATAAAAAGGAGTCTTGTCAGTAACTATTATTCCCTTTTCCCCTTTTTTTATACAATCAGCAAAATCATCATTTTTTATAATAACTTTTATTTGTGATTGTAATTCTAGGTTATTATACCCATCAAATTTTGTTTCTATTTCAGAAGGTATAGTATCAATAACTTTTACATCTGTTCCCATATAAGTACTTTCTGATCTTGCAGCTCTTGCTCTTTCTCTTTGAACCTTCATTTCTTTATTGAAGCCATCCATATCTACAGTCATGTTTTTTTCTTCAAGAATTTCTTCAGTTAGTTCAAGTGGGAATCCATAAGTATCATATAACTTAAATACTTTTTCACCTGATAATATCTTTTTATTTTCTTTTTCTAATTCTTCTATATACTCTTTTAATATTTCCATACCAGAATCTATAGTTTCTGAAAATCTTTCTTCTTCTATAGAAATAACCTTTTTGATATAATCTTTCTTTTCTTTTAATTCTGGATACGCATCTCCAGAATTTTCAACAACGCTATCTACTATTTTATGTAGGAATGTTCCTTGGATACCTAAAAGTCTGCCATGTCTTGCAGCTCTTCTTAAAAGTCTTCTAAGTACATATCCCCTACCTTCATTAGATGGAAGAACCTCGTCACTTATCATAACAGAAACACTTCTTACATGATCAGTTATAATTCTTAATGACATATCTTTTACACTATCTTCTCCATATGAAGTATTAGCAAGATTTGCAACTTTGTCTAAAATACTTTTTATTGTATCAACTTCAAAAATAGTTTCTACTCCTTGCATTATAGTTGCCATTCTTTCAAGTCCCATACCTGTATCAATATTAGGGAACTCTAATTTATTGTAGTTTCCATCTTCATCTTTATCAAATTGAGTAAATACAAGATTCCAAAACTCAACAGCCCTATCTGCATCAGATTTTTCTATGAATTCTTCTGCTGATTTTATTTCCCCATTATCTTTATAAAAATGAATTTCAGAACATGGTCCACATGGTCCAACACCATGTTCCCAGAAATTATCTTCTTTGCCTAATCTAAATATATGTTTAGGATCCACATCTGTTTTAGATGTCCATATATCATAAGCTTCATCATCATCCAAATAAATTGTTACATATAGTTTATCTTTAGGCATTTTTAAAACTTCTGTCGTAAATTCCCATGCCCAAGGTATAACTTCATTTTTAAAATAATCTCCAAAAGAAAAGTTTCCTAACATTTCAAAAAATGTAGCGTGTCTTGATGTCTTACCTACGTTTTCTATATCACCAGTTCTAATACATTTTTGACAAGTTGTAACTCTCTTTCTAGGAGGAGTTTGAAGACCTGTAAAATATGGCTTAAGCGGTGCCATACCTGCATTTATAAGCAAAAGACTTTTATCATTTTTCGGTACAACTGAAAAACTTGGAAGTCTTAAATGTCCCTTACTTTCGAAAAATTTTAAATATGCTTCTCTAACTTGATTCAATCCCATCTTTTCCATTGATTAATTACCTCCATAAAATACCAATTTTAAAACAAAAAACTCTCATTCCTTGTATCACTCAAGGGACGAAAGCTTCGCGGTACCACCCTAGTTATATATTAATACATACTACGTGCAAATTATGTACATATATCTCTCATATTGTTATGGCTCCAAGATAGCTTCAACACTTGTATTAAGAAGTTTTCACCTTACACTTCCTCTCTGGATAATACTTCAGTATTTACTATTTCTCATCATCG containing:
- the ruvX gene encoding Holliday junction resolvase RuvX, with product MRILGLDIGNKTIGVAVSDPLGFTAQGITTIHRKELEKDIEEVGKICHEYKIELIISGLPKNMNGTIGEQGEKVLEFCDVLKDKLDIPIKMWDERLTTVAAHRAMLEANLSRAKRKKIVDKIAATYILQGYLDSI
- a CDS encoding IreB family regulatory phosphoprotein, whose product is MSINENTMEFDIQKNKDDLTRNILTQVNDSLKEKGYNPINQLVGYLISGDPTYITNYNGARALIRKLERDEILEEVLKAYLSIK
- the alaS gene encoding alanine--tRNA ligase; its protein translation is MEKMGLNQVREAYLKFFESKGHLRLPSFSVVPKNDKSLLLINAGMAPLKPYFTGLQTPPRKRVTTCQKCIRTGDIENVGKTSRHATFFEMLGNFSFGDYFKNEVIPWAWEFTTEVLKMPKDKLYVTIYLDDDEAYDIWTSKTDVDPKHIFRLGKEDNFWEHGVGPCGPCSEIHFYKDNGEIKSAEEFIEKSDADRAVEFWNLVFTQFDKDEDGNYNKLEFPNIDTGMGLERMATIMQGVETIFEVDTIKSILDKVANLANTSYGEDSVKDMSLRIITDHVRSVSVMISDEVLPSNEGRGYVLRRLLRRAARHGRLLGIQGTFLHKIVDSVVENSGDAYPELKEKKDYIKKVISIEEERFSETIDSGMEILKEYIEELEKENKKILSGEKVFKLYDTYGFPLELTEEILEEKNMTVDMDGFNKEMKVQRERARAARSESTYMGTDVKVIDTIPSEIETKFDGYNNLELQSQIKVIIKNDDFADCIKKGEKGIIVTDKTPFYAEMGGQIGDKGTISADGFVAKVENCKKNIGGKIIHFVEVVEGSINLGNEVLLEVDKRRRDNVSKNHSTTHLLHAALRKVLGDHVHQSGSYVDEDKLRFDFTHFEGVTQEELTKVEDLVNDVISKVYEVETNEMTIEEARQSGAMALFDEKYGDKVRVVKMGNFSVELCGGTHISNIGKIGLFKIVSESGIAAGIRRIEAVTGTKALEFMKDKSNLLREVAEMLKCSEKDIVNRLNQQNLELKEKEKEIAALKSKLASGSEDEILNNIKEIKGIKLAVADLKDVDGEALRNLGDKIKNKLGSGVVVLGSEVEGKVQFIAMASKDVVSKGVHCGTIVREIAKIAGGGGGGRPDMAQAGGRLPEKLKDAMNAVENIMENLVK